A window from Herbaspirillum sp. meg3 encodes these proteins:
- a CDS encoding nucleotide sugar dehydrogenase, protein MSIVAVVGLGYVGLPVAVEFGRIRQTVGFDLSTAKIESYRRYIDPTGELSTETMQSATQLTVSTDPTTLSAADYIVVAVPTPVDSAHNPDFSALLRASETVGKHMKPGTIVIYESTVYPGATEEICIPVLEKYSGMQWKVDFHVGFSPERINPGDKEHTLTTILKVVSGDDQETLDKIAALYESIVTAGIYRASSIKVAEAAKVIENIQRDVNIALMNELALIFDKLGIDTMEVLRAAGTKWNFLPFRPGLVGGHCIGVDPYYLTHKADMIGYHPQVILAGRRINDGMAKFVAEKTVKSMIAAGFAIKGAKVNVLGLTFKENCPDLRNSKVVDILTELESYGVEVHVYDPVASPADAKHEYGISLKSWDALPQADAIIAAVSHKELLAKPLPELLSKLKNKGCFIDVKSNFDQVALQQAGYTVWRL, encoded by the coding sequence ATGAGCATTGTTGCAGTGGTTGGTCTGGGCTATGTTGGGCTCCCGGTTGCCGTGGAGTTCGGCAGAATACGTCAAACCGTAGGGTTTGACCTTTCAACTGCCAAAATTGAAAGCTATCGTCGCTATATCGACCCGACCGGCGAATTGTCCACTGAAACGATGCAATCGGCCACGCAGTTGACGGTTAGCACCGACCCTACCACCCTGTCAGCGGCGGACTATATCGTCGTCGCGGTACCAACACCTGTCGATAGCGCCCACAATCCTGATTTTAGCGCCTTGCTGCGCGCGAGTGAAACAGTCGGCAAACACATGAAACCTGGCACGATCGTGATCTACGAATCGACAGTGTACCCGGGAGCAACCGAGGAAATTTGTATCCCTGTGCTGGAAAAGTACTCAGGAATGCAGTGGAAGGTGGATTTTCATGTCGGCTTTTCGCCAGAGCGCATTAATCCTGGCGATAAAGAACATACGCTGACCACCATCCTCAAAGTCGTGTCGGGGGACGATCAGGAGACACTGGACAAAATTGCAGCACTCTACGAATCAATCGTCACAGCCGGCATCTATCGTGCATCCAGTATCAAAGTTGCCGAAGCCGCCAAGGTCATCGAAAACATTCAACGCGATGTGAATATCGCGCTGATGAATGAATTAGCGCTGATTTTCGACAAGCTTGGCATCGACACAATGGAGGTATTGCGAGCTGCCGGTACAAAATGGAATTTCCTGCCATTCCGGCCAGGTCTGGTCGGCGGCCATTGCATCGGCGTCGACCCTTACTATCTGACACACAAAGCCGACATGATTGGCTATCATCCACAAGTCATTCTGGCAGGCCGCCGTATTAATGATGGCATGGCAAAATTCGTTGCAGAAAAAACCGTGAAATCAATGATCGCGGCCGGCTTTGCAATTAAGGGGGCGAAAGTCAATGTGCTGGGTCTGACGTTCAAAGAAAATTGCCCGGATCTGCGAAACTCGAAGGTGGTTGATATTCTTACCGAACTGGAATCGTATGGCGTCGAAGTGCATGTCTACGATCCTGTCGCCTCTCCCGCCGATGCCAAGCACGAATATGGTATCAGCCTCAAATCCTGGGATGCTCTGCCGCAAGCCGATGCGATTATCGCAGCGGTGTCGCATAAGGAGCTTCTGGCGAAACCCTTGCCCGAACTCCTGTCCAAACTAAAAAACAAAGGCTGTTTCATTGACGTGAAATCGAACTTCGACCAAGTGGCGCTGCAACAAGCAGGTTATACCGTATGGCGCCTGTGA
- a CDS encoding DegT/DnrJ/EryC1/StrS aminotransferase family protein yields the protein MTQKNVQLFVPSFDVDACLAEIRICLEKGWTGIGFKTVEFEQKFSDFISQPYCHFLNSNTNGIHLLLELLKKTRNWRDGDEVISTAMTFVSTNHSILHAGLEPVFADVDESLCVTAAEVEKKITARTRAVIFVAIGGNVGEMIKIAALCKVRGISLILDAAHSAGSRLNGKDLSAYADYSVFSFQAVKNLPTADSGLITVQTEAENQLVRQLSWCGINKDTYSRSQDGYKWLYSVDDVGYKYNGNSIMAAIAIVQLQSLDAGNARRRELAAMYADKLAGVGSLRFIAHANGEESSRHLIQFILEERNELIEYLDKNGVGTGVHYRSNTSYPMYAKNQTPNADRLSDKIISLPCHLKMEDGDVDYVVERIKSFYQH from the coding sequence GTGACACAAAAAAACGTGCAGCTCTTCGTGCCGTCGTTTGATGTTGATGCCTGTCTCGCAGAAATTCGTATTTGTCTCGAAAAGGGATGGACCGGTATCGGCTTCAAGACGGTTGAATTCGAACAGAAGTTTTCCGATTTTATTAGTCAGCCTTACTGTCACTTTCTGAATTCGAATACCAATGGCATTCATCTGCTGCTGGAATTATTAAAGAAAACCAGAAACTGGCGGGATGGCGACGAGGTAATTTCTACAGCGATGACGTTTGTGTCGACGAATCATTCGATCTTGCACGCTGGATTGGAGCCGGTATTCGCTGACGTCGACGAGTCCCTATGCGTTACCGCAGCCGAAGTGGAGAAAAAAATTACTGCCAGGACCCGCGCTGTGATTTTTGTGGCGATCGGTGGCAATGTCGGCGAAATGATCAAAATTGCAGCGTTGTGCAAGGTGCGCGGAATATCGCTTATTCTGGATGCCGCACACAGCGCCGGATCGCGTCTGAACGGCAAGGATTTGTCGGCTTATGCGGACTACTCGGTCTTTTCGTTCCAGGCGGTCAAGAATTTGCCGACTGCCGACTCAGGTCTGATCACCGTGCAAACCGAGGCCGAAAATCAGCTGGTGCGACAACTGAGTTGGTGCGGCATCAACAAGGATACCTACTCGCGCTCGCAGGATGGGTATAAATGGCTCTATTCGGTGGACGACGTCGGCTACAAATACAATGGCAATTCGATCATGGCGGCGATCGCGATTGTGCAGCTGCAATCGCTGGATGCGGGTAACGCCCGCCGCCGCGAGTTGGCGGCCATGTATGCCGACAAGTTGGCCGGCGTCGGCAGTCTGCGTTTCATCGCGCATGCCAACGGCGAGGAAAGCAGTCGTCATCTGATCCAGTTTATCCTCGAAGAACGCAACGAGTTAATCGAGTATCTGGACAAGAATGGCGTCGGAACCGGCGTGCATTACCGCTCCAATACGAGCTATCCGATGTATGCAAAAAACCAGACGCCGAATGCTGATCGGCTCAGTGACAAGATCATTTCTCTGCCTTGCCATCTGAAAATGGAAGACGGCGACGTGGACTATGTTGTTGAACGCATCAAATCCTTCTATCAACACTGA
- a CDS encoding glycosyltransferase, with product MPKKILIVCSHFWPSMGGVESRMGQFSTSLVNSGYAVTVLTQHIPHRSSNDFHGVLINGVDVNQFPAAIRDAVASGEFDTCILVQDPLGVIIWSIEDMTPPSNTRVLIQPIINEDGYSRWKDRPEFRSRLKTILKAADATLVMTKSGPDTRFMRSEGIDYTYLPNATTQVEPAGDFRAQYGIPREKFLVLHVANLYWVKNHIGLIDALPDIPVDWQLVMVGNVSGENDCGNAVMAKLAGRPEIRFIPGLSREWVAAAMQGADVVVLASKGEGSPITILEAMSHGKPWLATPECGAANDHVGGVICELKDFKAHLQVLADDPALCHSLGEISYGHWKQCYSWPVAIAGWIDLIEHGRSSHSFEPDQALRDRMDDARRKIAAALVKDASSTGRRSIESQTIAPVVGAGEKQLERNTKPLFSIIVTTHCRPALLARALLSLLTQTFTDFEIVLVSDEGSFETKTVANSYLRQEDIFLVLPNAKGPSETRNAGIYHAKGQFVMFLDDDDTYHPEYLQVLVANEGFKIDAVNYVNYTLLTETREGGSAETVSAEDIEVGGKDIRSLLIDNFIPGNAFVFATAMAKSVLFDPQLNSHESWDYMIALLFKYEFNFIDTYGPIVHESLRESRNNDAKKSGATALDYLSIYRKWRHADQEVMAARQAMLQSQGLDIPSGLL from the coding sequence ATGCCAAAAAAAATCCTCATTGTCTGCAGTCACTTCTGGCCGTCCATGGGGGGGGTCGAATCGCGGATGGGCCAGTTTAGTACCTCACTTGTCAATTCAGGTTACGCGGTCACGGTGTTGACCCAGCATATTCCTCATCGCAGCTCCAACGACTTTCACGGCGTGCTGATCAATGGCGTCGACGTCAATCAGTTTCCTGCCGCCATTCGCGACGCCGTAGCCTCTGGCGAATTCGATACCTGCATTCTGGTACAGGATCCGCTGGGTGTGATTATCTGGAGCATCGAAGACATGACACCGCCATCGAATACGCGAGTGTTGATTCAACCGATCATCAACGAAGATGGCTATTCGCGCTGGAAGGATCGTCCGGAATTTCGCAGTCGTTTAAAAACCATTCTAAAAGCGGCTGACGCCACGTTGGTCATGACGAAGAGCGGGCCAGATACCCGCTTTATGCGCAGCGAAGGCATCGACTATACCTATCTGCCGAATGCCACGACGCAGGTCGAGCCTGCAGGTGATTTCAGGGCCCAGTACGGTATTCCGCGGGAAAAATTCCTAGTGCTGCATGTCGCCAATCTTTACTGGGTCAAAAATCATATCGGCTTGATCGATGCCTTACCCGATATACCTGTCGACTGGCAACTGGTCATGGTCGGCAATGTCAGCGGAGAAAACGATTGCGGTAATGCGGTTATGGCCAAATTGGCCGGCCGTCCCGAAATCCGATTCATACCGGGCCTGTCACGCGAATGGGTGGCGGCTGCCATGCAGGGTGCCGATGTGGTCGTGCTGGCCTCCAAGGGGGAGGGCTCGCCGATTACCATTCTTGAGGCGATGTCGCATGGCAAACCCTGGCTCGCGACACCGGAATGCGGCGCCGCCAACGATCATGTCGGCGGCGTCATTTGCGAACTGAAAGATTTCAAGGCACATCTGCAAGTGCTGGCTGACGATCCGGCTTTGTGCCACTCCCTAGGGGAAATAAGCTACGGTCACTGGAAGCAATGTTATTCGTGGCCGGTGGCAATAGCTGGCTGGATCGATTTGATCGAGCATGGCCGCTCGTCACACTCGTTCGAACCGGATCAAGCCTTGCGCGATAGGATGGATGATGCGCGTCGCAAAATTGCAGCGGCACTCGTGAAGGATGCCAGCTCTACCGGCCGCAGATCCATCGAATCGCAGACTATCGCGCCGGTCGTCGGAGCTGGAGAGAAGCAACTTGAGCGAAATACGAAGCCATTATTTTCTATCATTGTCACGACGCATTGCCGGCCTGCGTTGTTGGCGCGCGCACTTTTGTCGCTATTAACACAAACTTTTACAGATTTCGAAATCGTGCTCGTGAGCGACGAAGGTAGCTTCGAAACTAAAACCGTGGCGAACAGCTATTTGCGGCAAGAGGATATCTTTCTCGTCTTGCCGAACGCAAAGGGCCCGTCGGAAACGCGCAATGCTGGCATCTATCACGCGAAGGGGCAGTTTGTCATGTTTCTGGACGACGATGACACCTATCATCCCGAATATCTGCAGGTGCTTGTTGCGAACGAAGGTTTCAAGATTGATGCAGTCAATTACGTCAACTATACGTTGCTCACCGAGACCCGCGAAGGCGGATCGGCAGAGACAGTCTCCGCCGAGGACATCGAGGTCGGCGGCAAGGATATACGGAGTTTGTTGATCGATAATTTCATTCCTGGGAATGCATTCGTTTTCGCGACTGCGATGGCCAAATCGGTTCTGTTTGATCCACAGTTGAACAGTCATGAAAGTTGGGACTATATGATCGCGCTGCTGTTCAAATATGAATTCAATTTCATTGACACGTATGGCCCCATCGTCCACGAGAGCTTGCGTGAAAGCCGGAACAACGACGCCAAGAAGAGTGGGGCGACTGCACTCGACTATTTATCGATTTATCGCAAATGGCGGCATGCTGATCAAGAGGTCATGGCGGCGCGACAAGCGATGCTGCAATCGCAGGGCCTGGATATTCCGTCTGGGCTACTGTGA
- a CDS encoding methyltransferase domain-containing protein — MIKLNLGSGGAPLQGYVNVDVAPERIGVTPDIICDITNLSVFEDNFADEILSVHVIEHFWRWDVVDILKEWVRVLKPGGRLILECPNLISACEAVLANPDVASGPGPEGQRSMWCLYGDPVHKDPLMCHRWLYTPLSLGQVMLEAGLIDLKREPAQYKMKEPRDMRITGVKP; from the coding sequence GTGATTAAATTGAATCTTGGATCGGGCGGCGCGCCGCTACAAGGGTATGTCAACGTCGATGTCGCTCCCGAGCGCATTGGGGTTACTCCCGACATCATTTGTGACATCACAAATCTCTCAGTATTTGAAGATAATTTCGCTGATGAGATTTTGTCCGTGCACGTAATCGAACATTTCTGGCGTTGGGATGTGGTCGACATCCTGAAGGAGTGGGTGCGCGTACTGAAGCCGGGCGGACGCCTGATTCTGGAATGTCCGAATCTGATATCGGCCTGCGAAGCAGTGCTAGCCAATCCGGACGTCGCTTCGGGGCCGGGGCCTGAGGGGCAGCGTTCGATGTGGTGTCTTTACGGCGACCCAGTTCACAAGGATCCGTTGATGTGCCACCGTTGGCTGTATACACCTTTATCACTGGGCCAGGTCATGCTGGAAGCCGGTCTGATCGATCTGAAGCGTGAGCCGGCGCAATACAAGATGAAAGAACCTAGAGATATGCGTATTACCGGAGTCAAACCATAG
- a CDS encoding glycosyltransferase family 2 protein: MKMPPLFSIVVTTHRRPQILERALNSLLTQTFTDFEIVLATDEGGIETKEAAARNLRESDIFLVLPHTKGPAETRNAGVHHATGRYILFLDDDDSYQSDFLQNIADSNVFVGNAINYTNYTKVRERQHPEGVELLSSTEVNTGTTEIGSLLVSNFIPNNAIVMSSSIAKHHRFDVNLNSHEDWDYLLSLVLQYEFNFLNIAGPVVHNNEGPSRNNTSSGSRTLDYLSIYRKWPIDDPEVKAKRKEMLKSFGLDLPQELL, from the coding sequence ATGAAAATGCCCCCGTTGTTTTCTATCGTGGTGACAACTCATCGCAGACCCCAGATTCTGGAGCGTGCGCTGAACTCATTATTGACGCAAACATTCACCGACTTTGAAATCGTTCTCGCAACCGACGAAGGTGGAATCGAAACCAAGGAGGCCGCGGCCAGAAACTTGCGGGAAAGCGATATTTTCCTCGTACTCCCGCATACCAAAGGCCCCGCTGAAACTCGCAATGCCGGAGTTCATCACGCGACGGGACGTTATATCCTCTTCCTAGACGACGACGATAGCTACCAGAGCGACTTTTTGCAAAATATAGCCGACAGCAATGTGTTCGTCGGCAATGCCATCAATTATACAAATTACACGAAGGTTCGTGAACGCCAGCATCCAGAAGGCGTCGAGCTTCTGTCATCGACGGAAGTCAACACAGGCACAACGGAAATCGGCTCCTTATTGGTCTCCAATTTCATTCCGAACAACGCGATAGTGATGTCATCGTCCATAGCCAAGCATCACCGGTTCGATGTCAATCTGAATAGCCACGAGGATTGGGATTACCTACTCTCCCTGGTGCTGCAGTATGAATTCAACTTCCTGAACATTGCCGGCCCTGTTGTGCACAACAATGAAGGCCCGAGCCGGAACAACACATCGAGCGGCTCCCGGACTCTGGATTATCTGTCGATTTACCGAAAATGGCCGATCGACGATCCGGAAGTAAAAGCCAAACGAAAAGAGATGCTCAAGAGCTTCGGCCTGGATCTACCGCAAGAATTATTGTGA
- a CDS encoding glycosyltransferase family 25 protein, whose protein sequence is MVPVRVISLDDALARRASFLEKNSHLDYEFINAVRGTSIAAEVLNDPSLFASNLNYTKGAYGCALSHLAIWFDAIDNNEIMTVAEDDAIFRHDFQSMQQQLLSNLPDDWDIVMWGWNFDSILSLNSMPEVSPAVIFFDQNQLRNRTYEFQIATQRPNLLPLDKCFGTPAYSISPKGAEKFIKGCFPLQHFLLYFPGLNRELPNNGIDIAMNRFYSSTNSFACFPPLVITKNEHDTSSVQTNK, encoded by the coding sequence ATGGTCCCCGTTCGTGTTATCAGTTTAGATGACGCACTTGCTCGAAGAGCGAGTTTTCTGGAAAAAAATAGTCATCTTGATTACGAGTTTATCAATGCCGTCAGAGGAACCTCAATAGCGGCGGAGGTATTGAACGATCCGAGTCTCTTTGCAAGCAATCTGAACTATACCAAGGGAGCTTATGGATGCGCACTTTCCCATTTGGCGATCTGGTTTGATGCGATAGATAACAATGAAATCATGACGGTCGCGGAAGATGATGCAATATTCCGACACGATTTTCAGTCAATGCAGCAACAGCTGTTGAGTAATCTTCCGGATGATTGGGACATTGTAATGTGGGGCTGGAATTTTGATTCAATCCTGTCTTTGAATTCCATGCCCGAGGTATCTCCTGCCGTCATCTTTTTTGATCAAAATCAACTAAGAAATAGGACATACGAATTTCAGATAGCAACTCAGCGACCGAACCTGTTGCCCCTTGATAAATGTTTTGGCACTCCGGCTTATAGCATCAGCCCCAAAGGGGCAGAGAAATTCATCAAAGGATGTTTTCCGTTACAACATTTTCTTTTGTATTTCCCCGGGCTGAATAGAGAGCTTCCGAATAACGGCATCGATATAGCGATGAATAGATTTTATTCTTCAACAAATTCATTCGCGTGCTTTCCACCTCTGGTGATTACAAAAAACGAACACGATACGTCCAGCGTACAGACCAATAAATAA